The genomic interval ATCGGCGATACCGGCGGTCCACGCACTCCATTCGAAGCGCGGCTTTTGGTCTTTGGGGGTGTGGGCAACCCTTTTGAGTTCCTTGTCTTCGTGGAGCAGGTTCTTGATCATGGCGGGAGCGGGAGTGGAATTAATTAACGGAAGCGAGGCAATGGAGCGGATGGAAACCCTGCACTGGAGGATTCCAGCGGAGGCTTTCCGTTCAGCGGGTGTGGAAAACGGGAGAGGCTTACAGATCGTCGTCGGAGCAGGCGGCGAGGGCGGAGGACTTCTGGTAATCCGTGACCTTGCCTTCGAAGAAGTTCTGCTCCTTGCGGACGTCCATCATCTCCGCCAGCCAGGGGAGAGGATTGGTGACGCCGGGGTTCAGAGCCGGGAGGCCGCAGCCGGCGAGGCGGCGGTCGGCGATGAAGTCCGTGTAAAGCTCAAACTCGGCGGCGCTGAGGCCGACGGCGTTCACGGGGAGGCAGTCGCGGATGAATTCTTTTTCCAGGGAGACGGCCTCGCGCATGGTCTCGACGAGGTCCTGGCGGAACTCAGCGGTCCAGATGTCCGGGTTTTCCTCAATGAGGTCCATGAACAGGTTGCGGAAGACTTCGATGTGGTTGGATTCATCCCGCAGGGTATAGCGGAACATCTGGCCGATGCCGGGGAACTTGTTCTGCCGGTAGAGGCTGAGGATCATGCCGAAGAGGCCGTAGAACTGGGTGCCCTCCATGCACTGGCCGAAGACGAAGATGTTTTTGGCCAGGAGCTGCTTGTTCTCCAGCTTGGTGAGGTCCAGGTCGCGGCGGAGATTGTTGGAATGCTTCGTCACGAACTCGTTTTTCTTCACGATCGTGGGGATCTGCTCGAACATGGCCTCGCACTCATGGGGATTGATGCCCAGGCTGGAGATCATATAGAGGAGGGAATCCGCGTGGATGTTTTCCTCGTGGGCATGACGGCCCAGGACGAGCTTCAGCTCCGGGGCGGTGACGAGCTCGCGGACGACGTGCTGGACATTGTCACCGACGATGCCTTCCGCTGCGCTGAAGTAACCGATGCCCATCATGATGATCCAGCGCTCATTCTGGGAGACATCATGGGAACGCCACTGCTCCACGTCTTTCTGCATCTGGATGTCCTCAGGCTCCCAATGGTTGGCCTTCATGATGCGATAAAGATCGTATGCCCACTGATATTTAAGGGGCAGAAGGTTAAAAGTCATGGTCTGGCGGCCATTGATGACTTTTTTGGCGGCGAAGGCCTCTTCGGCCTTGTCCTGGTCCAGTTTGAACTCGCGGGAACCGATTTTATAGATTTTATCCATGTTTAAGCAGAATAGGGTTGAGAAGTGCGGAAGGGTTGAAGGGAGAGGGATACGACCGAAAAAGGGGCGGGAGACGTTATACTAGATATAGCGCGGGCCGGGGTCGAGTATGCACTACATCTTGTGTAGGGCGAGAATTTTTTGCCATCGAGACGCGTTCCAAATGTTTCACAACGCAGCGGCAAGCGTTCCACAGGAATATAATTTTTTCTGCGTTAAAATGGCGGAATTGGCACGCAAATGCGTGAAAATTCTCAACTGTGATAGATTTCCTTCAAA from Prosthecobacter sp. SYSU 5D2 carries:
- a CDS encoding ribonucleotide-diphosphate reductase subunit beta, producing MDKIYKIGSREFKLDQDKAEEAFAAKKVINGRQTMTFNLLPLKYQWAYDLYRIMKANHWEPEDIQMQKDVEQWRSHDVSQNERWIIMMGIGYFSAAEGIVGDNVQHVVRELVTAPELKLVLGRHAHEENIHADSLLYMISSLGINPHECEAMFEQIPTIVKKNEFVTKHSNNLRRDLDLTKLENKQLLAKNIFVFGQCMEGTQFYGLFGMILSLYRQNKFPGIGQMFRYTLRDESNHIEVFRNLFMDLIEENPDIWTAEFRQDLVETMREAVSLEKEFIRDCLPVNAVGLSAAEFELYTDFIADRRLAGCGLPALNPGVTNPLPWLAEMMDVRKEQNFFEGKVTDYQKSSALAACSDDDL